The following proteins are co-located in the Bacteroidales bacterium genome:
- a CDS encoding isoprenylcysteine carboxylmethyltransferase family protein, with amino-acid sequence MNYIVLITGTVFIILFSWFLSIKYKRYHGIARFFAFESVFILFMLNYGVWFVNPLSLNQIISWILLTISLYAVTTGYLLLKRKGKPTINFENTSLLVTSGIYGFIRHPLYLSVFLLGTGVMIKNPEPVQLILGAVNLVAVYITAKIEENEMIAKFGDEYRQYMKDTKMFIPYII; translated from the coding sequence ATGAATTATATTGTATTGATAACAGGGACAGTTTTTATTATTTTATTTTCATGGTTCTTGTCAATTAAATATAAGAGGTACCATGGGATTGCGCGTTTTTTTGCCTTTGAAAGCGTTTTTATCCTTTTTATGCTTAACTACGGAGTATGGTTTGTAAACCCACTGTCGTTAAATCAGATAATCTCATGGATTTTGCTGACAATTTCTTTATATGCTGTTACAACAGGGTACCTTTTGCTCAAAAGAAAAGGAAAGCCTACAATTAATTTTGAAAATACTTCCCTGCTCGTTACATCAGGTATTTACGGGTTCATAAGGCACCCGTTATATCTGTCGGTATTTCTGCTGGGTACCGGTGTAATGATAAAAAATCCTGAACCTGTTCAACTAATCCTGGGAGCAGTCAACCTCGTTGCAGTATATATAACTGCTAAGATTGAGGAAAATGAAATGATTGCAAAATTTGGCGACGAATACCGGCAGTATATGAAAGACACAAAGATGTTTATTCCCTATATTATATGA
- a CDS encoding Rieske (2Fe-2S) protein, producing the protein MDRRDVIQRVLLGGAALIVIPSAFTSCEKKTEPDPEPTPGPGPSGSKITIDLSLADYSVLNTAGGSKIVQTLLIVNTGTTYVALSSVCTHEGCTVGYVSTAGNIQCPCHGSMFTTTGSVSAGPATTPLTSYPVNKSGNILTIQL; encoded by the coding sequence ATGGACAGAAGAGATGTAATTCAAAGAGTTCTATTAGGTGGTGCAGCATTAATAGTAATCCCGTCGGCGTTTACAAGTTGCGAGAAAAAAACTGAACCGGATCCCGAGCCAACACCTGGTCCCGGACCTTCAGGCAGTAAAATAACAATAGACCTGTCGCTGGCAGATTATTCTGTTTTAAATACTGCTGGGGGATCTAAAATAGTTCAGACATTGCTTATTGTTAATACAGGTACAACTTATGTAGCATTATCGAGTGTCTGCACACATGAAGGTTGTACAGTTGGTTATGTTTCAACGGCAGGAAATATACAATGCCCATGTCATGGTTCAATGTTTACAACAACAGGAAGTGTTTCAGCCGGACCTGCAACAACGCCACTCACTTCTTATCCTGTAAATAAATCCGGAAATATTCTTACAATACAATTATAA
- a CDS encoding glutathione peroxidase: MKTNKLSLLFLLSVFTMAGFSQSSGFYDFKVKTLEGADFDFSTLKGKKVMVVNTASKCGYTPQYKDLEEMYEKYGSDMVIIGFPANNFMNQEPGTASDIRKFCTENYGVTFPMMEKISVKGDDMHPLYKWLTSKEKNGVMDSEVKWNFQKYLIDENGKLVDVLYSKDKPSSEKVTAWLSVK, encoded by the coding sequence ATGAAAACAAATAAACTAAGCTTACTATTTTTATTATCCGTCTTTACGATGGCAGGGTTCTCGCAATCGTCTGGTTTCTATGATTTTAAAGTTAAAACCCTTGAGGGTGCCGATTTTGACTTCAGTACTCTTAAAGGAAAGAAGGTAATGGTTGTAAATACTGCCTCAAAATGCGGTTATACACCTCAGTATAAAGACCTCGAGGAGATGTATGAAAAGTATGGCAGCGATATGGTTATTATCGGATTTCCGGCAAATAATTTTATGAATCAGGAGCCGGGTACGGCTTCAGATATACGTAAATTCTGCACCGAAAATTACGGTGTTACTTTTCCGATGATGGAAAAGATCTCAGTAAAGGGAGATGACATGCACCCTCTCTATAAGTGGCTTACATCAAAAGAGAAGAACGGGGTTATGGATTCGGAAGTAAAATGGAATTTCCAGAAGTACCTTATCGATGAAAACGGGAAACTGGTTGATGTTCTCTATTCTAAGGACAAACCATCTTCAGAAAAGGTAACGGCCTGGTTGTCAGTTAAATAA